Genomic DNA from Manihot esculenta cultivar AM560-2 chromosome 15, M.esculenta_v8, whole genome shotgun sequence:
GCTCTCGAGCTTCAAACTTGCGATCTCTTGGCTGCAGGCGCAGCCTTTGTACTAGACACTGGTCCTTTGGGTCGTCAAGTGGGCAGAAGGAGCTTTAAATGTTGGAGAGAGCAATGCCCAAGGAGGGTATCTATGGTCACAGAGATCCATGTTGCTTCTCATATTTAGATACAATCAGAATCCAATTTCCATTAAGATTATTTTAATGGAGGGAAGCAAGAGAacgattttctttttcaattatgCTTGCCATTTCCTTAATCTTTATATTTGACTTTTTCCCTCTCATTTTCGGATAGGCAATGGAAGAAGTTGAGAAAAATCTTGTGGCAGTGAGATGCATGCTATGTGGAGATGGAGAGGTTGAACCAAATATAGATCAAGTTTCACAACTGGTGCTTGAAGTTTGTAAAGAGGATGTTCTCTCTCTTGTGATTCACAAACTCCCTAATTTGGGATGGGAAGTGAGTTTGAACTGTTCTTAGCACTCTGACAAGCATTCCAAGTCTATTTGCATGCATTGATctgatatgtatatatttttaactcAGGCGAGAAAGGATCTAGTCCATTGTTGGTCCATGTTGTTGAAGCAACAGGTTGATTCCAAATATTGCTCTGTAGAATACATAGAGAACAATTTTGAATTACTAGACTTTCTTGTCGTTTGGTAAGATACATTATTTTTCGCTCTCTGTTTCTCTTGTTAATATTATCAGCATTTTCTAAAGACTTTTGGATGCATGTTGTGTGTGCATGTGTTctgtatctttttttttttttggcggaGTATCCCTTTCTACTTGTGTTTTTGATCCAGCATGAGTATTGCATATTGCATTTGAAATATATCTAGCTCAGAAGAATATCAAGTTATGTTTGGAAGGATTCAGACAATATTTTGAACATATCACAAATTGgaacttgaatttttttattttttttttggcaaaaaGTTGAAGGGGGGGACATGTCAATTTGCACACCAAGGACACTTcaggattttttttatttttaaaggcaACACGGTTCTGGTATGACTGGTGGAGCTAAAATCTTAAACGAAGACAATAAAAGTTGTAGGTGTTGTATTAGATTGACTCTAATTAAGTGCAAAGGACCATTATTAGCTATAAGAAATGTCCATTAATGTTGAGGATGCAGTTTTCTATTTGACCATTTTCTTTTTAGTTAAAGTCATGTGACTTGGACTTGGGGATTATTAATGGATTGTGTATATGTGTAAGACTCGGAGTCAACTTATTTGTGAAATTTTAAGATACTTTCCCACTGATTTGAATTGCAAAAGTATCAGTATCTATGCCCAAATGTCCTTACATGACAGGTGTATTTTGTTAAAGTGCTGAAGTAGCTATGCTTCTAACTTCTAAGTAACTTCATGAATCCAGTAATTGCATTATGTCTAAAAGTTGTatgaagtgaaaaaaaaaaggttgaatTCTTCAGTTGTTTCATTGCCTTCTGGTCATGGAATGCCATAGTGTTATTGTATGGGACTCACTATTGCCTTTTGGAAGCAGCTATGATAACAAGGAAATTGCCTTGAACTGTGGACTTATGTTAAGGGAGTGCATCAAATTTCCTACCCTTGCAAAGTAAGACATCAAGCTTTTCTTCAATTACTGGTTGTTGCAAGTCCTTAATGACAGTGCCAAAGTTGATGGCACGGTGTAAAAGAAACTTTGCTTATATTTGATTTAGGCAATCAAACTTCAAGCTTTCACACTGTTAATTTTTGTAGTGATTTTTCAGATACATTTTAGAGTCCGCCAGCTTTGAATTGTTCTTCAAATTTGTGGAATTGCCAAACTTTGATGTTGCTTCTGATGCTTTCTCTACTTTCAAGGTTAGAGTTATGAGTTTGTAAGTTCTAGTTTCTTTATGTTATACCTGTTAATTTTTTATGCCTCCAGTTATGCATACTTTACATGGTTGTAAATAAATGCTTACCAGGATTTGCTTACTAAACATGGCACTGTGGTTGCTGAATATCTCACTGCACACTATGACGAGGTACTCTTCCCTCTTCTTGTTCTCATGGTATGATTCTGGATGGATCTAGACAGATTCAGATATTTCTTAAGAATCTGTTGATCTATCTGTGTCAGCTACTTGGTATCTAACAAAAGAATCTGCTTTGTCAAGAATCTAATTATGTGTGCGAGTAACAAATTAGTGAAATGAGGAGGATGATTTATCTGAACTGCTGATGCTGTTTAGAAAACAATGTCTCTCGCTGATTTTATGCGCCTGTATGGTGGGGACTGCTAAGGCTACTCTTTTCAATTATCTTGGCATATTCATCTTATTCTCATTCTGTTGCCTGTGTAAGATTGCTACTATGATAACTGGCTGTTTTTCCAGTTCTTTGATCATTATGAAAAACTGTTGACATCTCCTAATTACGTTACAAGAAGGCAGTCCTTGAAGGTTAGTTTCAACTACAAGTTTTCAAATCCTACTCTTCTGTTGTGTTGATCTATAAGTTAACAAGAGTATGTTCATGGATTTAGCTTCTCTCAGAATTCCTTTTGGAGGCTCCAAACTCCCATATAATGAAGCGCTATGTTTTAGAAGTTCGGTACTTAAAAATCATGATGACATTGCTGAAGGTATCAAAAATTTAACTTTCACTCTTTTTCTTGTTATCTTAattttggatttgtgttgtttgaccAATTGGGTATGTTGTACATGAATTAGATGGTTGTTCTGAAGCCATAGTACTGTGTAGCCAACAACTACTAAAGTTGGAATCCTGACTGAATTCAGACAAGCCCAATAGACATGAAATTAAAGACCTAAAAGCATTGAACAAGAAGAGGTCTCTTCTATTCtaatgttttgaagtgttgGATATTGAGATTGGGTAGTTGGGAACCCCCTTAAATCatgtaaaaaaattacatgAGACTGAAATCACACCTGGATATATATTTTGAGTAATATGATAATTTATTATCCGTTAGTCTCCCAAAGTCAGTTTTATTTGTCTTAATTCTGTTTTACAAACAGTTGTAGTTCTAACTTCTATGCAATCCCTCGAAAATAAAGAAACTAAACAATTCCATGGGAGTTGGCACCCGATCGTATCTATCTGCTGGTTTTCCTGTTTGTTGTGGTAGCCAAACTTTCAAGCTTCACTCCCCTTTTGTGTTGCATGCAGCCACAATAATATTTGAATAGCATTCTGCATAGGGTTAGGAAGTTGTTACGATTTTGATGGTAAACAAGCTTGAGTGCTGCTAAATGATCCAAGTATGATGCTACACGCCTATACCTATTCTCAGGACACTGAATCATGGGTTTTTTTACTACTTCCAGTGGGATGGACCAATGAGTCCAGAGAGCTATCTCTTTTTTGGGAAAATAGACAAATTTTCAATTCTTGGCTGTCCTTGGGCTAGCAGAAACTCCCTCTGTGTGCTTTTTCTATTTATCCGATATGCAATGGGGCCATCAGATTTCTTGCTTTTTACCTGTCTATCTGCCAAGGTAGTAAAATTGTCTCAGTACTTGGTGTGTTGCAAAGGGGGCATTTGTTAGTTCCATGAACTTGTGGTTATCTTGAGCTATAATAgattgtttttcctttttgacTATTTTTGGATAATATATAATAGTTGATCTGTAGTGTAACCATTTTTATCTACTTTATTTTTGGGTGTGAGCAGGACTCGAGCAAAAATATTCAGATCTCGGCTTTCCACATTTTCAAGGTTCTGCATTCTTATTTTGTCATTGCATCATCTGTGTCATTTTCAAGAGCTCAAGGAAAAATATTCAGATATTGAGCTATCTAATTTGCATCAACTATACTGTttccacataatttttttacttctaCAATTCAGTCCCAAGATCTCCCACTTTGGTGCAATGCAATTGGAACTAGAGCCTTTCTTTTATGGAGATAATATATTATTGGCTACACTATGGAGGGGAGGCTATTGTTTGTACACAAAGTCTAGCATATGGAAATTTTTTCTTCCATTTAGATGGTTGGTAATTTAGTAGGGATCATAGATTTATTGACGCCTGAATAAAAGGGAGAgtttcaaattttctttttggGGATTCTACTGCATTTTAATGTGCAAGTTGATTTTCttgtatttattttcatatattattggcatggtctctctctctccccccccTTCttgacaagaagaagaagaagaagaagaagaaaagacagTTATTCTGGTATACTTAGGCAGTATGGACACCACTGAACTAAAAATCCTCTATTTCCAGCTTGGATAATGAAATAAGGGTTTGCAGCGGAACTTCATTCATTGTTCTCATTCAGAGTTTTGAAtcccttgttcttcatgcaGGTTTTTGTTGCTAATCCCAACAAGCCACGTGAAGTAAAAGTAATTTTGGCaaaaaacaatgaaaaattGGTGGAACTACTCGATAATCTCACTGTTGGAAAAGGTAACTAGAAATATGATATTCTTCTGCTACACTGGAACCATATATGTGCAAGTGGCATGTGAAGTTTTTAAAGAATCATTATGTGGAAAACGTTGTAATTTCACCTGTTTTCATCATCTCCTTTCAGGTGCTGAGGATGAGCAATTTGAAGAGGAAAAGGAATTGATAATCAAGGAAATTAAGAGACTGTCATGCCTAGCCAATTTTGGATAGTTAGGTCCTTATCTTAGCAGCGGTTTTTCCCCTTTTACTGAGATCTCATCTTGTGGATCATGCTAATTCTACGTGATAACCTGCAATTGCTATGCGAGGAGTTTCGAGCGCTAGCCTGAGAGATATGTAATTGTTATTATATATctatgtctatatatatatatatatatatatattgcttcAGAAGACATACTGATTAGATATTGATCTTTGGTCTAAGAAAACGCATAAAATTTGTTGGT
This window encodes:
- the LOC110601867 gene encoding calcium-binding protein 39: MSFSFFKPSRPKTPQEVVKAVKDSLMALDTKTVVEVKALEKAMEEVEKNLVAVRCMLCGDGEVEPNIDQVSQLVLEVCKEDVLSLVIHKLPNLGWEARKDLVHCWSMLLKQQVDSKYCSVEYIENNFELLDFLVVCYDNKEIALNCGLMLRECIKFPTLAKYILESASFELFFKFVELPNFDVASDAFSTFKDLLTKHGTVVAEYLTAHYDEFFDHYEKLLTSPNYVTRRQSLKLLSEFLLEAPNSHIMKRYVLEVRYLKIMMTLLKDSSKNIQISAFHIFKVFVANPNKPREVKVILAKNNEKLVELLDNLTVGKGAEDEQFEEEKELIIKEIKRLSCLANFG